The Oreochromis niloticus isolate F11D_XX linkage group LG2, O_niloticus_UMD_NMBU, whole genome shotgun sequence genome includes a region encoding these proteins:
- the LOC102076123 gene encoding uncharacterized protein LOC102076123 isoform X3 gives MSPSISSPLCSSSEVDGEMWCYQKPGFDTLLLTELQRQQQCSQFCDTLLKAEGVSIPAHSCILSAISPHISSALSSTPTPAAGQSRLLEFRALGACTLLHLVRLLYSGEMAGEGEREKQQAISAAAKLGIHGLVEVTKRECKSRDGVAQCAEIGVQTEPLMSESEGRPGRWRREVRDGSTFLWKEIMSDGGKDVCTQTDELELNTAPPAHPAVSFETIDMSALQSIQHTDPLLVPPQIVPVSVVYPQNELTPQLSSAPLGSISEAESTSVAVVTQPYTSVPPSLPHFMSQTTICNADPQSGWADQDVAVAEEWEEEQFKQFQGNIPGFISYFLNPDSEEEPRRGRAGRRRRSGVGGARRAETGKEKPGRPRAGGRGRGRGGLTQMVQEVGVSRLQKLFLLRWGMRTPRTGQGGGAAGRKLCLQTREVVKKGGHCERRRGRGIAWALSQVGDVLRSGEVGGSTTQRGRKNTGQQFEQGSRPVRPRRSRAKTATSTSFFPTPMQFTNAHTVSTSSHSFQASPSPHLPSPAASYASPPSCLPVPAPPPHEEQPEQIDRLLEEVMMGLDILPNNKGSASHAQHPLPAGSNTGASASSEITSSQNKPQSLTSELRESTEVAAVAGAAGRSSPTNGVVPVLDQPCEGELGDMLDQFLQSFEQHVESCRAREEMETSGVSSTETCQPHTLMNTYKKNKDHTTTPYIPQLQKSTHRIECSQTPELHIDENESQESRSQSRKAHAGRTVSPKRIEETRPTSKRQNKRRLKPYLFSLEKKRVKVRKPDDAVNRNTHARKEKQLKQIPVVNLERRDLLPAKVATPGHICQNLEGKGPEETKNISSIGKNPHGGFLKIYPIRSRLREPQIPEPLTAKRLPSAVQSGRRRRGRPRKNDPLSSSNRECSKPPILAQPADFCVADEQLEKNQERHEEELAVQPHEEVGGPTRRGQKRGAESDENTSDNSTVAKRACFETPTQPPASEPADFTSKLGATDPEEIIDVETVSLTGDCLQEEKENLLWSELRLAEGSLTDEEVQSSADEIIDVDGDDENMEMKEEIHCQSRTAPTVFADLQPSVSPSQSANGSWDVVKDEVIDVIGGSSPVPEPVTITWTESSEGEEEGGEQDVDVVGEHKDSASSVIFTAVIKDLVKRNVQTEVHFH, from the exons ATGTCACCTTccatttcctctcctctctgctcctcttctgaAGTGGATGGGGAAATGTGGTGCTACCAAAAACCGGGGTTTGATACCCTCCTCCTCACTGAGCTGCAGAGACAACAACAGTGCAGCCAGTTCTGTGACACTCTGCTTAAGGCAGAAG GGGTGTCTATACCCGCACACAGCTGTATTCTATCAGCTATCAGCCCCCACATCTCCTCCGCTCTGTCCTCCACACCGACTCCCGCTGCGGGGCAGAGTCGCCTCTTGGAGTTTCGGGCTCTGGGTGCCTGCACCTTGCTCCACTTGGTCAGGCTTCTGTACTCTGGAGAGATGGCtggggagggcgagagagagaagCAACAGGCTATTTCTGCTGCGGCTAAGCTGGGCATCCATGGGCTGGTGGAGGTGACGAAACGGGAGTGTAAAAGCAGGGATGGGGTTGCGCAGTGCGCCGAGATAGGAGTGCAGACGGAGCCTCTGATGTCTGAGAGTGAGGGGAGACCGggcaggtggaggagagaggtGAGGGATGGGAGCACTTTTCTGTGGAAAGAGATTATGTCAGATGGCGGGAAGGACGTGTGTACTCAAACAGATGAGCTGGAGTTAAACACAGCTCCACCTGCTCACCCAGCAGTATCGTTTGAGACCATCGATATGAGTGCTCTTCAGAGTATACAGCACACAGACCCCCTTCTTGTTCCCCCTCAGATTGTCCCTGTGTCTGTCGTCTACCCTCAAAATGAACTAACACCTCAGCTGTCCTCTGCTCCCTTAGGTTCTATATCTGAAGCTGAAAGCACATCTGTTGCTGTTGTGACCCAGCCGTACACATCTGTCCCCCCATCCCTCCCTCATTTTATGAGCCAGACAACCATCTGTAATGCCGACCCCCAGAGCGGATGGGCTGACCAAGATGTCGCAGTGGCTGAAGAATGGGAGGAAGAGCAGTTTAAACAGTTTCAAGGCAACATCCCAGGATTCATCAGCTACTTCCTGAACCCTGACAGTGAGGAGGAGCCCCGCAGGGGGAGAGCAGGCCGCAGGCGAAGGTCTGGGGTTGGAGGTGCCAGGAGAGCCGAGACAGGCAAGGAGAAGCCCGGGCGACCAcgagcaggagggagagggcGTGGTCGGGGAGGGTTAACTCAAATGGTGCAGGAGGTGGGGGTGAGCAGGTTGCAGAAGTTGTTCTTGCTCAGGTGGGGCATGAGGACGCCCAGGACCGGTCAGGGAGGCGGAGCTgctgggaggaagttgtgcctgCAGACCAGAGAGGTTGTGAAAAAGGGTGGACActgtgagaggagaagagggcGTGGCATAGCGTGGGCATTAAGCCAAGTTGGAGATGTGCTGCGGTCTGGTGAGGTCGGAGGAAGCACCACTCAGCGTGGAAGGAAAAATACAGGGCAACAGTTTGAACAG GGCAGTCGTCCTGTGAGGCCGCGAAGGTCCAGAGCCAAAACAGCAACATCGACTTCCTTTTTTCCCACACCTATGCAGTTTACCAATGCACATACTGTATCTACCTCCAGCCACTCCTTCCAGGCTTCTCCATCTCCCCACCTGCCATCACCTGCAGCCTCCTATGCGTCTCCACCATCCTGCCTTCCTGTCCCAGCCCCACCACCTCATGAAGAGCAGCCTGAGCAGATCGATCGTCTTCTGGAGGAAGTGATGATGGGACTCGACATTTTACCAAACAACAAAGGCAGCGCTTCACATGCTCAGCATCCCCTTCCAGCAGGTAGCAACACTGGCGCCTCTGCCTCTTCTGAAATCACCTCATCCCAAAACAAACCGCAGAGCCTGACTTCTGAGCTCCGTGAATCCACTGAGGTTGCTGCTGTTGCAGGAGCAGCTGGTCGCTCCAGTCCTACAAATGGTGTGGTGCCAGTTCTAGATCAGCCGTGCGAGGGAGAGCTGGGTGACATGCTGGACCAATTCCTCCAGTCGTTTGAGCAGCATGTTGAAAGCTGTCGTGCAAGAGAGGAGATGGAGACGAGTGGTGTGAGctccacagagacctgccaaCCTCACACTCTCATGAacacttacaaaaaaaacaaagatcacACTACAACCCCCTACATTCCTCAACTACAAAAGAGCACCCACAGAATTGAGTGCTCTCAAACACCTGAGCTGCACATTGATGAAAATGAGTCTCAGGAGAGCCGCTCACAGTCACGCAAAGCCCACGCTGGCCGCACCGTTTCCCCCAAACGCATAGAGGAAACCAGACCGACTTCAAAACGACAGAACAAAAGAAGACTAAAGCCTTATCTGTTCTCACTAGAGAAGAAGAGGGTGAAGGTGAGGAAGCCAGACGATGCGGTGAACAGAAACACTCATGCCAGAAAAGAGAAGCAGCTAAAGCAGATTCCTGTGGTGAACCTGGAGAGGAGAGACCTGCTGCCGGCCAAAGTGGCAACGCCGGGACACATCTGTCAGAATCTGGAAGGCAAG GGTcctgaagaaacaaaaaacatatcaTCTATAGGGAAAAATCCCCATGGTGGCTTCTTGAAGATCTACCCGATCAGGAGCCGGTTAAGGGAACCACAAATCCCG GAGCCACTTACAGCCAAACGCCTACCCTCAGCTGTTCAGTCAGGACGCAGACGTAGGGGCAGACCCAGGAAAAATGACCCTCTCAGTTCATCTAACAGAGAGTGTTCAAAACCACCCATTCTGGCACAGCCTGCAGatttctgtgttgcagatgAACAACTTGAGAAAAACCAGGAGAGACATGAGGAGGAGTTGGCTGTACAGCCACACGAAGAGGTGGGGGGGCCTACGAGGAGGGGACAGAAGAGGGGAGCAGAGTCAGACGAGAATACGAGTGATAACTCCACCGTGGCCAAGAGGGCTTGCTTTGAGACACCGACACAGCCACCCGCCTCTGAACCTGCAGACTTTACCTCTAAACTAGGAGCCACAGATCCTGAGGAGATAATCGATGTAGAGACTGTTTCTCTGACCGGAGACTGTttacaggaagaaaaagaaaatctcctGTGGAGTGAACTCAGACTAGCTGAGGGAAGTCTGACAGATGAGGAAGTGCAGAGCAGCGCTGATGAGATCATCGATGTGGATGGAGACGACGAAAACATGGAGATGAAAGAAGAGATTCACTGCCAGAGCAGAACAGCGCCGACTGTGTTTGCTGACCTGCAGCCTTCTGTTTCACCCTCACAGTCTGCAAATGGAAGCTGGGACGTTGTCAAAGATGAGGTCATCGATGTGATTGGAGGCTCCAGTCCCGTCCCTGAACCGGTGACCATCACGTGGACAGAGTCTTCAGAAGGTGAGGAAGAAGGAGGAGAGCAGGACGTTGATGTAGTCGGAGAACACAAAGACAGCGCTTCATCAGTGATCTTCACCGCTGTGATTAAAGACCTTGTCAAGAGAAACGTTCAGACTGAGGTGCACTTTCATTAA
- the LOC102076123 gene encoding uncharacterized protein LOC102076123 isoform X1, whose translation MSPSISSPLCSSSEVDGEMWCYQKPGFDTLLLTELQRQQQCSQFCDTLLKAEGVSIPAHSCILSAISPHISSALSSTPTPAAGQSRLLEFRALGACTLLHLVRLLYSGEMAGEGEREKQQAISAAAKLGIHGLVEVTKRECKSRDGVAQCAEIGVQTEPLMSESEGRPGRWRREVRDGSTFLWKEIMSDGGKDVCTQTDELELNTAPPAHPAVSFETIDMSALQSIQHTDPLLVPPQIVPVSVVYPQNELTPQLSSAPLGSISEAESTSVAVVTQPYTSVPPSLPHFMSQTTICNADPQSGWADQDVAVAEEWEEEQFKQFQGNIPGFISYFLNPDSEEEPRRGRAGRRRRSGVGGARRAETGKEKPGRPRAGGRGRGRGGLTQMVQEVGVSRLQKLFLLRWGMRTPRTGQGGGAAGRKLCLQTREVVKKGGHCERRRGRGIAWALSQVGDVLRSGEVGGSTTQRGRKNTGQQFEQGSRPVRPRRSRAKTATSTSFFPTPMQFTNAHTVSTSSHSFQASPSPHLPSPAASYASPPSCLPVPAPPPHEEQPEQIDRLLEEVMMGLDILPNNKGSASHAQHPLPAGSNTGASASSEITSSQNKPQSLTSELRESTEVAAVAGAAGRSSPTNGVVPVLDQPCEGELGDMLDQFLQSFEQHVESCRAREEMETSGVSSTETCQPHTLMNTYKKNKDHTTTPYIPQLQKSTHRIECSQTPELHIDENESQESRSQSRKAHAGRTVSPKRIEETRPTSKRQNKRRLKPYLFSLEKKRVKVRKPDDAVNRNTHARKEKQLKQIPVVNLERRDLLPAKVATPGHICQNLEGKGPEETKNISSIGKNPHGGFLKIYPIRSRLREPQIPDALLFLQEPLTAKRLPSAVQSGRRRRGRPRKNDPLSSSNRECSKPPILAQPADFCVADEQLEKNQERHEEELAVQPHEEVGGPTRRGQKRGAESDENTSDNSTVAKRACFETPTQPPASEPADFTSKLGATDPEEIIDVETVSLTGDCLQEEKENLLWSELRLAEGSLTDEEVQSSADEIIDVDGDDENMEMKEEIHCQSRTAPTVFADLQPSVSPSQSANGSWDVVKDEVIDVIGGSSPVPEPVTITWTESSEGEEEGGEQDVDVVGEHKDSASSVIFTAVIKDLVKRNVQTEVHFH comes from the exons ATGTCACCTTccatttcctctcctctctgctcctcttctgaAGTGGATGGGGAAATGTGGTGCTACCAAAAACCGGGGTTTGATACCCTCCTCCTCACTGAGCTGCAGAGACAACAACAGTGCAGCCAGTTCTGTGACACTCTGCTTAAGGCAGAAG GGGTGTCTATACCCGCACACAGCTGTATTCTATCAGCTATCAGCCCCCACATCTCCTCCGCTCTGTCCTCCACACCGACTCCCGCTGCGGGGCAGAGTCGCCTCTTGGAGTTTCGGGCTCTGGGTGCCTGCACCTTGCTCCACTTGGTCAGGCTTCTGTACTCTGGAGAGATGGCtggggagggcgagagagagaagCAACAGGCTATTTCTGCTGCGGCTAAGCTGGGCATCCATGGGCTGGTGGAGGTGACGAAACGGGAGTGTAAAAGCAGGGATGGGGTTGCGCAGTGCGCCGAGATAGGAGTGCAGACGGAGCCTCTGATGTCTGAGAGTGAGGGGAGACCGggcaggtggaggagagaggtGAGGGATGGGAGCACTTTTCTGTGGAAAGAGATTATGTCAGATGGCGGGAAGGACGTGTGTACTCAAACAGATGAGCTGGAGTTAAACACAGCTCCACCTGCTCACCCAGCAGTATCGTTTGAGACCATCGATATGAGTGCTCTTCAGAGTATACAGCACACAGACCCCCTTCTTGTTCCCCCTCAGATTGTCCCTGTGTCTGTCGTCTACCCTCAAAATGAACTAACACCTCAGCTGTCCTCTGCTCCCTTAGGTTCTATATCTGAAGCTGAAAGCACATCTGTTGCTGTTGTGACCCAGCCGTACACATCTGTCCCCCCATCCCTCCCTCATTTTATGAGCCAGACAACCATCTGTAATGCCGACCCCCAGAGCGGATGGGCTGACCAAGATGTCGCAGTGGCTGAAGAATGGGAGGAAGAGCAGTTTAAACAGTTTCAAGGCAACATCCCAGGATTCATCAGCTACTTCCTGAACCCTGACAGTGAGGAGGAGCCCCGCAGGGGGAGAGCAGGCCGCAGGCGAAGGTCTGGGGTTGGAGGTGCCAGGAGAGCCGAGACAGGCAAGGAGAAGCCCGGGCGACCAcgagcaggagggagagggcGTGGTCGGGGAGGGTTAACTCAAATGGTGCAGGAGGTGGGGGTGAGCAGGTTGCAGAAGTTGTTCTTGCTCAGGTGGGGCATGAGGACGCCCAGGACCGGTCAGGGAGGCGGAGCTgctgggaggaagttgtgcctgCAGACCAGAGAGGTTGTGAAAAAGGGTGGACActgtgagaggagaagagggcGTGGCATAGCGTGGGCATTAAGCCAAGTTGGAGATGTGCTGCGGTCTGGTGAGGTCGGAGGAAGCACCACTCAGCGTGGAAGGAAAAATACAGGGCAACAGTTTGAACAG GGCAGTCGTCCTGTGAGGCCGCGAAGGTCCAGAGCCAAAACAGCAACATCGACTTCCTTTTTTCCCACACCTATGCAGTTTACCAATGCACATACTGTATCTACCTCCAGCCACTCCTTCCAGGCTTCTCCATCTCCCCACCTGCCATCACCTGCAGCCTCCTATGCGTCTCCACCATCCTGCCTTCCTGTCCCAGCCCCACCACCTCATGAAGAGCAGCCTGAGCAGATCGATCGTCTTCTGGAGGAAGTGATGATGGGACTCGACATTTTACCAAACAACAAAGGCAGCGCTTCACATGCTCAGCATCCCCTTCCAGCAGGTAGCAACACTGGCGCCTCTGCCTCTTCTGAAATCACCTCATCCCAAAACAAACCGCAGAGCCTGACTTCTGAGCTCCGTGAATCCACTGAGGTTGCTGCTGTTGCAGGAGCAGCTGGTCGCTCCAGTCCTACAAATGGTGTGGTGCCAGTTCTAGATCAGCCGTGCGAGGGAGAGCTGGGTGACATGCTGGACCAATTCCTCCAGTCGTTTGAGCAGCATGTTGAAAGCTGTCGTGCAAGAGAGGAGATGGAGACGAGTGGTGTGAGctccacagagacctgccaaCCTCACACTCTCATGAacacttacaaaaaaaacaaagatcacACTACAACCCCCTACATTCCTCAACTACAAAAGAGCACCCACAGAATTGAGTGCTCTCAAACACCTGAGCTGCACATTGATGAAAATGAGTCTCAGGAGAGCCGCTCACAGTCACGCAAAGCCCACGCTGGCCGCACCGTTTCCCCCAAACGCATAGAGGAAACCAGACCGACTTCAAAACGACAGAACAAAAGAAGACTAAAGCCTTATCTGTTCTCACTAGAGAAGAAGAGGGTGAAGGTGAGGAAGCCAGACGATGCGGTGAACAGAAACACTCATGCCAGAAAAGAGAAGCAGCTAAAGCAGATTCCTGTGGTGAACCTGGAGAGGAGAGACCTGCTGCCGGCCAAAGTGGCAACGCCGGGACACATCTGTCAGAATCTGGAAGGCAAG GGTcctgaagaaacaaaaaacatatcaTCTATAGGGAAAAATCCCCATGGTGGCTTCTTGAAGATCTACCCGATCAGGAGCCGGTTAAGGGAACCACAAATCCCG GATGCTTTACTCTTCCTTCAGGAGCCACTTACAGCCAAACGCCTACCCTCAGCTGTTCAGTCAGGACGCAGACGTAGGGGCAGACCCAGGAAAAATGACCCTCTCAGTTCATCTAACAGAGAGTGTTCAAAACCACCCATTCTGGCACAGCCTGCAGatttctgtgttgcagatgAACAACTTGAGAAAAACCAGGAGAGACATGAGGAGGAGTTGGCTGTACAGCCACACGAAGAGGTGGGGGGGCCTACGAGGAGGGGACAGAAGAGGGGAGCAGAGTCAGACGAGAATACGAGTGATAACTCCACCGTGGCCAAGAGGGCTTGCTTTGAGACACCGACACAGCCACCCGCCTCTGAACCTGCAGACTTTACCTCTAAACTAGGAGCCACAGATCCTGAGGAGATAATCGATGTAGAGACTGTTTCTCTGACCGGAGACTGTttacaggaagaaaaagaaaatctcctGTGGAGTGAACTCAGACTAGCTGAGGGAAGTCTGACAGATGAGGAAGTGCAGAGCAGCGCTGATGAGATCATCGATGTGGATGGAGACGACGAAAACATGGAGATGAAAGAAGAGATTCACTGCCAGAGCAGAACAGCGCCGACTGTGTTTGCTGACCTGCAGCCTTCTGTTTCACCCTCACAGTCTGCAAATGGAAGCTGGGACGTTGTCAAAGATGAGGTCATCGATGTGATTGGAGGCTCCAGTCCCGTCCCTGAACCGGTGACCATCACGTGGACAGAGTCTTCAGAAGGTGAGGAAGAAGGAGGAGAGCAGGACGTTGATGTAGTCGGAGAACACAAAGACAGCGCTTCATCAGTGATCTTCACCGCTGTGATTAAAGACCTTGTCAAGAGAAACGTTCAGACTGAGGTGCACTTTCATTAA
- the LOC102076123 gene encoding uncharacterized protein LOC102076123 isoform X2, which translates to MSPSISSPLCSSSEVDGEMWCYQKPGFDTLLLTELQRQQQCSQFCDTLLKAEGVSIPAHSCILSAISPHISSALSSTPTPAAGQSRLLEFRALGACTLLHLVRLLYSGEMAGEGEREKQQAISAAAKLGIHGLVEVTKRECKSRDGVAQCAEIGVQTEPLMSESEGRPGRWRREVRDGSTFLWKEIMSDGGKDVCTQTDELELNTAPPAHPAVSFETIDMSALQSIQHTDPLLVPPQIVPVSVVYPQNELTPQLSSAPLGSISEAESTSVAVVTQPYTSVPPSLPHFMSQTTICNADPQSGWADQDVAVAEEWEEEQFKQFQGNIPGFISYFLNPDSEEEPRRGRAGRRRRSGVGGARRAETGKEKPGRPRAGGRGRGRGGLTQMVQEVGVSRLQKLFLLRWGMRTPRTGQGGGAAGRKLCLQTREVVKKGGHCERRRGRGIAWALSQVGDVLRSGEVGGSTTQRGRKNTGQQFEQGSRPVRPRRSRAKTATSTSFFPTPMQFTNAHTVSTSSHSFQASPSPHLPSPAASYASPPSCLPVPAPPPHEEQPEQIDRLLEEVMMGLDILPNNKGSASHAQHPLPAGSNTGASASSEITSSQNKPQSLTSELRESTEVAAVAGAAGRSSPTNGVVPVLDQPCEGELGDMLDQFLQSFEQHVESCRAREEMETSGVSSTETCQPHTLMNTYKKNKDHTTTPYIPQLQKSTHRIECSQTPELHIDENESQESRSQSRKAHAGRTVSPKRIEETRPTSKRQNKRRLKPYLFSLEKKRVKVRKPDDAVNRNTHARKEKQLKQIPVVNLERRDLLPAKVATPGHICQNLEGKGPEETKNISSIGKNPHGGFLKIYPIRSRLREPQIPDALLFLQEPLTAKRLPSAVQSGRRRRGRPRKNDPLSSSNRECSKPPILAQPADFCVADEQLEKNQERHEEELAVQPHEEVGGPTRRGQKRGAESDENTSDNSTVAKRACFETPTQPPASEPADFTSKLGATDPEEIIDVETVSLTGDCLQEEKENLLWSELRLAEGSLTDEEVQSSADEIIDVDGDDENMEMKEEIHCQSRTAPTVFADLQPSVSPSQSANGSWDVVKDEVIDVIGGSSPVPEPVTITWTESSEGEEEGGEQDVDVVGEHKDSASSVIFTAVIKDLVKRNVQTEGW; encoded by the exons ATGTCACCTTccatttcctctcctctctgctcctcttctgaAGTGGATGGGGAAATGTGGTGCTACCAAAAACCGGGGTTTGATACCCTCCTCCTCACTGAGCTGCAGAGACAACAACAGTGCAGCCAGTTCTGTGACACTCTGCTTAAGGCAGAAG GGGTGTCTATACCCGCACACAGCTGTATTCTATCAGCTATCAGCCCCCACATCTCCTCCGCTCTGTCCTCCACACCGACTCCCGCTGCGGGGCAGAGTCGCCTCTTGGAGTTTCGGGCTCTGGGTGCCTGCACCTTGCTCCACTTGGTCAGGCTTCTGTACTCTGGAGAGATGGCtggggagggcgagagagagaagCAACAGGCTATTTCTGCTGCGGCTAAGCTGGGCATCCATGGGCTGGTGGAGGTGACGAAACGGGAGTGTAAAAGCAGGGATGGGGTTGCGCAGTGCGCCGAGATAGGAGTGCAGACGGAGCCTCTGATGTCTGAGAGTGAGGGGAGACCGggcaggtggaggagagaggtGAGGGATGGGAGCACTTTTCTGTGGAAAGAGATTATGTCAGATGGCGGGAAGGACGTGTGTACTCAAACAGATGAGCTGGAGTTAAACACAGCTCCACCTGCTCACCCAGCAGTATCGTTTGAGACCATCGATATGAGTGCTCTTCAGAGTATACAGCACACAGACCCCCTTCTTGTTCCCCCTCAGATTGTCCCTGTGTCTGTCGTCTACCCTCAAAATGAACTAACACCTCAGCTGTCCTCTGCTCCCTTAGGTTCTATATCTGAAGCTGAAAGCACATCTGTTGCTGTTGTGACCCAGCCGTACACATCTGTCCCCCCATCCCTCCCTCATTTTATGAGCCAGACAACCATCTGTAATGCCGACCCCCAGAGCGGATGGGCTGACCAAGATGTCGCAGTGGCTGAAGAATGGGAGGAAGAGCAGTTTAAACAGTTTCAAGGCAACATCCCAGGATTCATCAGCTACTTCCTGAACCCTGACAGTGAGGAGGAGCCCCGCAGGGGGAGAGCAGGCCGCAGGCGAAGGTCTGGGGTTGGAGGTGCCAGGAGAGCCGAGACAGGCAAGGAGAAGCCCGGGCGACCAcgagcaggagggagagggcGTGGTCGGGGAGGGTTAACTCAAATGGTGCAGGAGGTGGGGGTGAGCAGGTTGCAGAAGTTGTTCTTGCTCAGGTGGGGCATGAGGACGCCCAGGACCGGTCAGGGAGGCGGAGCTgctgggaggaagttgtgcctgCAGACCAGAGAGGTTGTGAAAAAGGGTGGACActgtgagaggagaagagggcGTGGCATAGCGTGGGCATTAAGCCAAGTTGGAGATGTGCTGCGGTCTGGTGAGGTCGGAGGAAGCACCACTCAGCGTGGAAGGAAAAATACAGGGCAACAGTTTGAACAG GGCAGTCGTCCTGTGAGGCCGCGAAGGTCCAGAGCCAAAACAGCAACATCGACTTCCTTTTTTCCCACACCTATGCAGTTTACCAATGCACATACTGTATCTACCTCCAGCCACTCCTTCCAGGCTTCTCCATCTCCCCACCTGCCATCACCTGCAGCCTCCTATGCGTCTCCACCATCCTGCCTTCCTGTCCCAGCCCCACCACCTCATGAAGAGCAGCCTGAGCAGATCGATCGTCTTCTGGAGGAAGTGATGATGGGACTCGACATTTTACCAAACAACAAAGGCAGCGCTTCACATGCTCAGCATCCCCTTCCAGCAGGTAGCAACACTGGCGCCTCTGCCTCTTCTGAAATCACCTCATCCCAAAACAAACCGCAGAGCCTGACTTCTGAGCTCCGTGAATCCACTGAGGTTGCTGCTGTTGCAGGAGCAGCTGGTCGCTCCAGTCCTACAAATGGTGTGGTGCCAGTTCTAGATCAGCCGTGCGAGGGAGAGCTGGGTGACATGCTGGACCAATTCCTCCAGTCGTTTGAGCAGCATGTTGAAAGCTGTCGTGCAAGAGAGGAGATGGAGACGAGTGGTGTGAGctccacagagacctgccaaCCTCACACTCTCATGAacacttacaaaaaaaacaaagatcacACTACAACCCCCTACATTCCTCAACTACAAAAGAGCACCCACAGAATTGAGTGCTCTCAAACACCTGAGCTGCACATTGATGAAAATGAGTCTCAGGAGAGCCGCTCACAGTCACGCAAAGCCCACGCTGGCCGCACCGTTTCCCCCAAACGCATAGAGGAAACCAGACCGACTTCAAAACGACAGAACAAAAGAAGACTAAAGCCTTATCTGTTCTCACTAGAGAAGAAGAGGGTGAAGGTGAGGAAGCCAGACGATGCGGTGAACAGAAACACTCATGCCAGAAAAGAGAAGCAGCTAAAGCAGATTCCTGTGGTGAACCTGGAGAGGAGAGACCTGCTGCCGGCCAAAGTGGCAACGCCGGGACACATCTGTCAGAATCTGGAAGGCAAG GGTcctgaagaaacaaaaaacatatcaTCTATAGGGAAAAATCCCCATGGTGGCTTCTTGAAGATCTACCCGATCAGGAGCCGGTTAAGGGAACCACAAATCCCG GATGCTTTACTCTTCCTTCAGGAGCCACTTACAGCCAAACGCCTACCCTCAGCTGTTCAGTCAGGACGCAGACGTAGGGGCAGACCCAGGAAAAATGACCCTCTCAGTTCATCTAACAGAGAGTGTTCAAAACCACCCATTCTGGCACAGCCTGCAGatttctgtgttgcagatgAACAACTTGAGAAAAACCAGGAGAGACATGAGGAGGAGTTGGCTGTACAGCCACACGAAGAGGTGGGGGGGCCTACGAGGAGGGGACAGAAGAGGGGAGCAGAGTCAGACGAGAATACGAGTGATAACTCCACCGTGGCCAAGAGGGCTTGCTTTGAGACACCGACACAGCCACCCGCCTCTGAACCTGCAGACTTTACCTCTAAACTAGGAGCCACAGATCCTGAGGAGATAATCGATGTAGAGACTGTTTCTCTGACCGGAGACTGTttacaggaagaaaaagaaaatctcctGTGGAGTGAACTCAGACTAGCTGAGGGAAGTCTGACAGATGAGGAAGTGCAGAGCAGCGCTGATGAGATCATCGATGTGGATGGAGACGACGAAAACATGGAGATGAAAGAAGAGATTCACTGCCAGAGCAGAACAGCGCCGACTGTGTTTGCTGACCTGCAGCCTTCTGTTTCACCCTCACAGTCTGCAAATGGAAGCTGGGACGTTGTCAAAGATGAGGTCATCGATGTGATTGGAGGCTCCAGTCCCGTCCCTGAACCGGTGACCATCACGTGGACAGAGTCTTCAGAAGGTGAGGAAGAAGGAGGAGAGCAGGACGTTGATGTAGTCGGAGAACACAAAGACAGCGCTTCATCAGTGATCTTCACCGCTGTGATTAAAGACCTTGTCAAGAGAAACGTTCAGACTGAG GGCTGGTGA